From Gadus macrocephalus chromosome 16, ASM3116895v1:
TGACGCTCCCCAACCCTCTGACGCACTGGACCTGTGCTCCCGGTTCCTGGAGTTCTTCCACAACAAAGTGGAGACCATTCacaaccacctcctccaacactcTCCGTCACTGTCTCACACTGACCTTCATCTTGGTGCCGACACCCTGCAGTGCGGTCTCTCCGCCTTTGCAACACTGGACGCTAACCAGGTGCACGACTTAGTGTCCCGAGCTAAGTCCTCCTCCTGCAAGCTGGACCCCATGCCCACCTTCCTGGTGAAAACCTGCCTACCTGTTATCTGCCCCTTCATAACTGACATCATCAACTGCTCGCTTGGTTCTGGTGTGGTGCCCGCAGGCTTTAAAACTGCAGCAGTCAGTCCCACCCTGAAAAAGCCCGGTCTGGACCCTGTCGACCCCAACAACTACCGCCCGATCTCCAACCTTCCTTTCCTAAGCAAAATCCTGGAAAGAGCAGTGGCTTCCCAGCTCCAACACCACATGGCCCACCATGAGCTTTTTGAACCCCTTCAGTCTGGCTTCAGAATTCACCATAGCACCGAAACTGCCCTCATTAAAATCACTAACGACCTCCTCACTGCCGCCGACAATGGCCTCATCTCCATTCttatcctcctcgatctctcaGCAGCACAGTATCCCATTCCATCCTCCTCACCCGTCTTGCTGAGCTCATTGGTCTCAGTGGCTCAGCCCTTTCCTGGTTTCAGTCCTACCTCGCCAACCGCCAACAATACGTCACCTTGGACGAtgccacctccaccacggcaCCAGTCAACCATGGTGTTCCCCAGGGATCCGTGCTCGGCCCTTTACTATTCACCATTTACATGCTCCCCCTTGGTCAAATCATCCGTCATCATGGTCTCAGtttccactgctacgctgatGATACCCAACTATACATCAGCACCAAACCCTCAACTCAGTTTCCACCGGCCCCACTCATCAACTGTCTGCAAGACCTAAAAATCTGGATGACCTCTAATCTACTCAAATTgaacagcaataaaacagagCTCATGGTCGTGGCCCCCAAGTCACTGCTCAGGAAGGTTGGGGATCTTCTGCTGGAAGTGGATGGCTGCCCTATCACCCCATCCCCCGTAGTCCGCAACCTGGGTGTCATCCTTGACCCCACCCTGTCATTTCAGCCTCatatcaacaacaccacaaaatctgcattcttccatctgagaaacatcgCAAGACTCCGACCCTCACTCTCAGACTCAGTCACTGAAACACTCATCCACTGCTTCATCTCCACCCGTCTGGACTATTGTAATTCCATCCTCACAGGTCTCCCCTCCAAAACCTTGGACCGACTGCAATATGTTCAGAACTCAGCTGCCAGGGTTTTAACTGGCACGAAGCCCTGGcagcacatcacccccatcctgatgcAACTCCACTGGTTACCTGTTAAGTCCCGGATCAAGTTTAAAATCCTCCTACTCACCTACAAGTCCCTGCATGCCCTGGCCCCCcgttacctctctgacctcctccatccctacacccccctgcggtccctcaggtcctctgctaaggaccagctggaaaccccccgcaccagactcaagacctttggggacagggccttctgagcctctgcccccactctgtggaatctgctccccctccatatccgctgtgccacttcagtggagtccttcaaaaagctcctgaaggcacacctcttcttagaggcctatggcctttaaacctgcccccccccctgtgtacacctcttgtaaagcgaccttgggtaccttgaaaggcgctatataaattgaatttattattattattattataaaggtcgttcacgaatcgtatgttcgttcaacctggtttccggtagcggtaaatcgcatcatggaatggaccccattgcacggttctcagctgagtcagtcagactcagtggagttagtgctaccagaaactcgactgaacgattcgcgaacgactccttgTGGCGAACTGAATTATGcaaactgggtcacggaaacaaatgattaaatccaccactaaaacaaacacacccacacacacacacacacacacacacacagacacacacacacacacacaccattgtcaTACAACATAGTCTTTAGAACATGTGGATCAATTGTAGCTCATGAGTTTGTTACAcgttttagttattttttatttttgtgagaTTCATTTATTCCGACAGCAAATCAAAACAACTAGCCTAGATTCACTGTTGTGAGGGAGGACTGTTTTTATCCAAAAAATGATGATTTTTGGtttcatgaaaaataaaagtaattttaATGATGATAAACATAAATGGGAAAACATTTGGAATTTCCTCCCATCAGATGATGAGCCTTTCTTTTCATGGCCCCACATCTTCTTGGAGGCCTCAACATGAAACCACTGTCACTCTGCAAACAGTTTTGTGTCCGACATGTCCGACCGAAAGATGCTACCAGAAACAATAATTTGAAACGCTTTCCTAAACCAACTGTAAAATAAGGCGTACACCAACGGGTTGACAGTGGAATTCAGATACCCCAGCCACACGAGTGTGTTGAACACGGCGGGCGGTACAGAGTAGCCGATGATGGGGTCGATTATGAAACAGAGGAAAAACGGCAACCAGAAGGACAGAAACACGCCCATGATGATGGCCAGTGTTTTGGTGGCTTTCCTCTGGTGCTTGTCCACCTTGGAGGAGCTGGTGTTCTGTAGGCCTATGGTGCGCACTTGTCTCTGGGCCACCATGTAGATCTTCAGGTAGATGGCCAGCATTATGACCCCGGGGATGTAGAAGGAGAGCATAGAAAAGACCGTGCTGGCCACCCCAGTCGTCAACATAACACACCCTCCTTCACAAGCCACGTTGTTAAAGTAGAACTCCTCCATTCCCAAAATATTCAGCTTAAAGAAGATCATCCCAAAGCCGACTACAGAcgagacacaccatgtgaccagGATCATGATGACTGCCGTGTGAACCGTTATCTTACGGGGGTAGAGCATAGGGTGGCACACGGCATAATAGCGGTCGATGGATATAAAGGACAGGTTCAATATAGAAGCATTACACAGAAAGATGTCTGAGCTGTTGAAGAGCTTGCATAACATGTCCCCAAAGTACCAGCAGGTTTCAATGGACTGAATCATGCTAGGGAACATGACAAGAACCCCCAGGAGGAGGTCGGTTACGGCCAGGGAGAGGGTCAGGTAGTTGGGAGGTGTGTGGAGTTGCTTGAAGTGAGTGATCGCCACAATCACGAAGAGGTTACCCAGGACTGTGAGGATCACCGCAGACCCCAGGCCTAAGTAGAGGACGGCACGGAAAGCAACAGGGTAGACCGTCCTCACACACGAGCCATTCCCGTAGCAGAACTCCGGCTCCATCggcctgggaggagggggagtaagCGAGTAAGGAAAAGGCAGTGGAAGGGAAGGGTGGGGAAGTTTTCCTCCCCTGAAATGAGGTCATTTTTTGCCTGCCCTGAAAGAGACATTTTAAAATCATTGATGGACAAGTTTCgtctgggaaggggggggggggggggggggggggggggatggggtacCAATATGCAAAGGATCTGAGGCCAAACATACATTAGACATTTTAATCATATGTAGAAACATCATGCGTCATTGAACTGGTATACAATTCTGATCATGTTGCACATTTAATAATGATATTATTAGAGATGCGTAGTTTCATCTGCCATAATAATCAATAGAGGATTTGACAGAGCTTTGCCAGTGTTTACAATAGACAACACATTCTTATATTGGTAAATGAGGGCCTACACCTAAGCTTTTAACATTAAATGATCATGTTTATTCATCACAATGTGGTACAGCAGGATCTCTTCATAGCCCTATCCATTCCATGCAATCATCAGTAAACTGTCACTTCTTAGTTTACACGTTGGTTTTCTttctattaaaaaataaagaccCCCTTCATGTATTTTATCAGGAAAAGCTTTCATAGGCTATACCAAATATAGTAATACCAATTATACAATGCATTTGTTTTCTCGCTTGTTCAGCGAGAAATTACCAATGGTTGACTGTTAATAATATCTTGCACATCGTATTGCATTCAGTCACAACATCATGCAGTTATCAGCTTATTCACAACAAACGTATGTACTTACACAAGTTGCTAAATATTCCTCATTCAGAGAGCAAAAAAGACATCATACCACATCCGTTAATCCATTCATCAGTGAGAAATTACCAATTTTTGATAATAGTTCATCGTAAATAATGGTAATTATATCCTGCACATCGTATTGCCTTCAGTCACGACTTCATGCTCTTATTAGCTCATTCATGCTTATTCACACTTGCTAAATGTTCCTCATTTAGGAAGCAGAAAGAGTTGTGGCAGTCAGTCTATAAACAACTAAGACATGACATAAGAACTTCATGAATTGTATTCATGTTGTAGTTGTTTATAATTAAAGGATTGTGGCATGACCTTTTTTAGTAAAAATATTACATTAATCcataattatataaaaaaaacatgacataaTACTTAAGAGGTAAAGGAACTGTATTTCAGTTCACCGAATAACTGCATTGTGACTGCTGCACTCATTTTAGTCCATGTAATATTTTGTCTCACACAAATAAATTCAGTACTTTACCTATAACCTGTACTATTTAAGGAGCATCactaaatagatagtgaagatACTCTTATGTATCAAATACAAACTCATAGATTAAGTCGTTTAAAGTGTGACAAAGAATTATGTGGGCTTACCTCAGTCTCCTGGAGAGTTATACTCAGTGGATACAAGCAGGATGGGCTTTATATATTGTCATTTTATGATGATGACATGGTGAAAACAGTCATTTCCCTGGACTCTGATGCAACAACAATCTCTAAGCAAAGGGCCCCGAATGGCAACATGGACAATGTTGAGGGGCAGCATGACCCTTATTTTTCTCTTCCCAACACATCCTGTCTAAATTGGTACAGATATCAATTCCATCTGATCAAAATGTGTCCTTGGTTTatttcaaaacaaacacatggatATTTATAACGTTAACCCTGCCAATCAGTATTATATAAAGAACTTTgagtaacccttccttttacagtcccctaattactaggtatttacccagTGCATACatggtaaattatagtgtattactgggtaattaccactggtaataagaaggtaaatacagaggtagttacccggtaaatacatggtaaatcatagtgtattactgggtaattaccactggtaataagaaggtaaatacagaggaattatccggtaaattatagtgtattactgtgtaattaccactggtaataagaaggtaaatacagaggaattacagctgatgtaccaagtaaaacctccactattacccataaactcaactaagtagcgtgtagttgtaactgttttaggttggtaataactccgatattgtgtacttcctaggaaattaggcaaccaattcttagaaacacctattatccaaggtttatgttggtaacagcccaaatttaatgatgtactatctagaaattagcatagtactttccaataaaatactttttcttagttattattcatagctacacccatttagaaagggtttattcgatttaccactatggaattacttacctggtaacaacctctgcaggaatctgttttcctctagtgtcatggtacatcttcttaaatactgggtacgaagccgtttgtttccatggtattaccaggttcttaccatataatttataatatatacattccattgtccatgcagtcaacacaaacttgtaccatgtacgttctgcgacgttaccaagtaaaacacgacaatttacccagtaattaagctgaaactgtactgtaaaaggaagcctcgtttgtttccatggtattaccaggttcttaccatataattagtaatacattattcccttttccatctagtcaacacaaacttttaccatgtacgttctgcaacgttaccaagtaaaacacgacaatttacccagtaattaagctgaaactgtactgtaaaaggaagcctcgtttgtttccatggtattaccaggttcttaccatataatttgtaatacattattcccttttccatgcagtcaacacaaacttgtaccatgtacgttctgcgacgtcaccaagtaaaacacgacaatttacccagtaattaagctgaaactgtactgtaaaaggaagcctcgtttgtttccatggtattaccaggttcttaccatataatttgtaatacattactcccttttccatgcagtcaacacaaagtTGTatcatgtacgttctgcgacgttaccaagtaaaacacgacaatttacccagtaattaagctgaaactgtaccgtaaaaggaagccttgtttgtttccatggtattaccaggttcttaccatataatttgtaatacattattcccttttccatgcagtcaacacaaacttgtaccatgtacgttccgcaacgttaccaagtaaaacacgacaatttacccagtaagtaagctgaaactgtactgtaaaaggaagcctagtttgtttccatggtattaccaggctcttaccatataagttgtaactggttattcccttttccatgcaatcaacacaaaccatatatgttctgtaacatcgttcaccagtagttaagcactttaattgttgttataaaaccccaaaccactgttgatgaaaggcatattaaaattaaacaaaatcaaaggcttatctttcaaacaatgcatatctcacaaacaggcactgaacactgaagaaatcggacaaaaaaaagagccgtccacatcaactcaatttaaatgttactgatggtgttttcataaaacacatgacattgttatggcaagtgaccacaaggaagactgcttcaacctcttcaatttgaataagcggtgaatgccatgcagcaatctgcctatgggagcatctttgtggtcattcgcaaaccaatgagtccactcgatgaatgagagatgactctttagtgtcttctctgtgaggtatccctgcagtctccacatctgggatttgaaggctgaccaggtacctccaaatctccccttccatactgtaataaagaataagaagacaagaaaataaacattaggacagtcaattaatgaacatttctagaacatgtagaactcaaagattattttgtttatcagttaagaaaggatgctggtcctctggccattgagtttggtcatattgaaaagagaaaaaggcatagccataaatacagttaataggacgggaggggacaggctgttagatccggttagccctttagcatcgagctagcggagcttccgtcattcaaataactcggacatgttgtttaaaacctataacaccgaATTTAtaaaaatatccggatttaatcgggctctctcccataagtacagttaataggacgggaagagacaggctctgtttagccccggttagcgcgatgctaaagagcagctctacaggagcatgccacctcaacaggtgcaagttagcctccggtttgatattcggtttaccacccaatcggattcatcaacataagtacaatacattacgggcttagtatgttgaggacggtttaggtttaggacaccgtatcgcgaaaatcacaaacacatgttggcgCCATCAATGTCTGTgaaacaacgtcatttacgttctggctgctacctcttttagggaccgtcaacaaattacactcaccgactggtggcagagacgttaccatggaattgtttcaggaaattaatcacacaaatatattgcaatatagttcatcataatgcagttaatagtttaatattcgacaaaaatcgactaaactatatttgaaattattaattgcatcccgtttaacaataatgcaatatattagcaaagttacctgcagtaagtagcagcccaccattggcaactactactacaatcaggtgacaaaatgtatttttttgtgatttttatattattttatatgatttatttccagaaacaattccatggtaacgtctctgccaccagtcggtgagtgtaacttgttgacggtccctaaaacaggtagcagccagaacgtaaatgacgttgttgcacagacatcgatggcgacaacatgtgtttgtgattttcgcgatgcaccgtcctcaacatactaagcccgtaatgtattgcacttatgttgatgaatccgattgggtggtaaaccgaatatctggcgaatatcaaaccggaggctaacttgcacctgttgaggtggcatgctccggtagagctgctctttagcatcgcgctaaccggggctaacggagcctgtctcttcccgtcctattaactgtacttatgggagagagcccgattaaatccggatattttaattaattgggtgttataggttttaaacaacatgtccgagttatttgaatgacagaagctccgctagctcgatgctaaagtgctaaccggagctaacagcctgtcccctcccgtcctattaactgtatttatggctatgcctttgtttttctcttttcaatatgaccaaacacaatggccagaggaccagcatccttttttaactaataaacaaaataatctttgagttctacatgttctagaaatgttcattaattgacagtgctaatgtttattttcttgtcttctgattctttattacagtatggaaggggagatttggaggtacctggtcaggtcttggtcagccttcaaatcccagatgtggagacagcagggatacctcacagagaagacactaaagagtcatctctcattcatcgagtggactcattggtttgcgaatcaccacaaagatgctcccataggcagattgctgcatggcattcaccgcttgttcaaattgaagaggttgaagcagtcttccttgtggtcacttgccataacaatgtcatgtgttttatgaaaacaccatcagtaacatttaaattgagttgatgtggacggctctttttgtccgatttcttcagtgttcagtgcctgtttgtgagatatgcattgtttgaaagataagcctttgattttgtttaattttaatatgcctttcatcaacagtggtttggggatttataacaacaattaaagtgcttaactactggtgaacgatgttgcagaacatatatggtttgtgttgattgcatggaaacgggaataaccagttacaacttatatggtaagagcctggtaataccatggaaacaaactaggcttccttttacagtacagtttcagcttacttactgggtaaattgtcgtgttttacttggtaacgtcgcggaacgtacatggtacaagtttgtgttgactgcatggaaaagggaataatgtattacaaattatatggtaagaacctggtaataccatggaaacaaacaaggcttccttttacagtacagtttcagcttaattactgggtaaattgtcgtgttttacttggtaacgtcgcagaacgtacatggtacaagtttgtgttgactgcatggaaaagggaataatgtattacaaattatatggtaagaacctggtagtaccatggaaacaaacgaggcttccttttacagtacagtttcatcttaattactgggtaaattgacgtgttttacttggtaacgtcgcagaacgtacatggtacaagtttgtgttgactgcatggaaaagggaataatgtattacaaattatatggtaagaacctggtaataccatggaaacaaacgaggcttccttttacagtacagtttcagcttaattactgggtaaattgacgtgttttacttggtaacgtcgcagaacgtacatggtacaagtttgtgttgactgcatggaaaagggaataatgtattgcaaattatatggtaagaacctggtaataccatggaaacaaacaaggcttccttttacagtacagtttcagcttaattactgggtaaattgacgtgttttacttggtaacgtcgcagaacgtacatggtacaagtttgtgttgactgcatggaaaagggaataatgtattgcaaattatatggtaagaacctggtaataccatggaaacaaacaaggcttccttttacagtacagtttcagcttaattactgggtaaattgacgtgttttacttggtaatgtcgcagaacgtacatggtgcAAGTTTGTCTTGACTGCATGGATattggaatgtatctattataaatgatatggtaagaacctggtaataccatggaaacaaacggctttgtacccagtatttaagaagttGTACCataacactagaggaaaactgttcctgcagaggttgttaccaggtaagtaattacacagtggtaaatcgaataaaccctttctaaatgggtgcagctacgaataataactaagaaaaagtattttattggaaggcactatgctaatttctagatagtacatcattaatcTTGGGCTGTTAACAtcaaccttggataataggtgtttataagaattggttgcctaatttcctaggaagtacacaatatcggagttattaccaacatAAAACAGTTActactacacgctacttagttgagttgaagggtaatagtggaggttttacttagtacttcagctgtaattcctctgtatttaccttcttattaccagtggtaattacacagtaatacactataatttaccggataattcctctgtatttaccttcttattaccagtggtaattacccagtaatacactatgatttatcatgtatttgctgggtaactacctctgtatttaccttcttattaccagtggtaattacccagtaatacactatgatttaccatgcatgtaccgggtaaatacctagtaattggggg
This genomic window contains:
- the LOC132474746 gene encoding trace amine-associated receptor 1-like, with amino-acid sequence MEPEFCYGNGSCVRTVYPVAFRAVLYLGLGSAVILTVLGNLFVIVAITHFKQLHTPPNYLTLSLAVTDLLLGVLVMFPSMIQSIETCWYFGDMLCKLFNSSDIFLCNASILNLSFISIDRYYAVCHPMLYPRKITVHTAVIMILVTWCVSSVVGFGMIFFKLNILGMEEFYFNNVACEGGCVMLTTGVASTVFSMLSFYIPGVIMLAIYLKIYMVAQRQVRTIGLQNTSSSKVDKHQRKATKTLAIIMGVFLSFWLPFFLCFIIDPIIGYSVPPAVFNTLVWLGYLNSTVNPLVYALFYSWFRKAFQIIVSGSIFRSDMSDTKLFAE